The following coding sequences lie in one Haladaptatus sp. DJG-WS-42 genomic window:
- a CDS encoding FAD-dependent oxidoreductase translates to MTDENRHDVLIVGGGVSGLTAGIFTARANLDTLVVTHGESILKRNSHLENVPGFPAGVNSRLFLDMTRAQAARNGCIFTDERVIAIERDDAGFVVNTDEGILKAERVIAASWADSTYLENLDVELDKRGSKQYIGIDDNGRTDEPGLYAAGRLAAQYHQTVVSAGHGAQVALTLIHDSDVPFYNDWVAPEGYFTERGREVPPGCEEISEAERKRRENQSRELMQSYFEEPHPDEPTMHPSVLAARAEEDE, encoded by the coding sequence ATGACCGACGAAAACCGACACGACGTCCTCATCGTAGGTGGCGGGGTTTCCGGCCTCACCGCGGGCATCTTCACCGCTCGCGCGAATCTGGACACGCTCGTCGTCACCCACGGCGAATCAATCCTCAAGCGCAATTCTCACTTAGAGAACGTTCCCGGCTTCCCGGCGGGCGTCAACTCGCGGCTGTTTCTCGACATGACCCGCGCGCAGGCGGCGCGAAACGGCTGTATCTTCACCGACGAGCGCGTCATCGCCATCGAACGTGACGATGCGGGATTTGTCGTGAACACCGACGAAGGCATCCTCAAAGCCGAGCGCGTCATCGCCGCGTCGTGGGCCGACAGCACGTATCTCGAGAACCTCGACGTGGAGCTCGACAAACGCGGGAGCAAGCAGTACATCGGCATCGACGACAACGGGCGCACCGACGAACCCGGCCTCTACGCCGCGGGCAGACTCGCCGCCCAGTACCACCAGACCGTCGTGTCGGCGGGCCACGGGGCACAGGTCGCGCTCACGCTCATCCACGACTCTGACGTGCCTTTCTACAACGACTGGGTCGCCCCCGAGGGCTACTTCACCGAGCGCGGTCGCGAGGTGCCACCGGGCTGTGAGGAGATTTCAGAAGCCGAGCGCAAGCGCCGCGAGAACCAGTCGCGCGAACTGATGCAGTCGTATTTCGAGGAGCCACACCCGGATGAGCCGACGATGCACCCGAGCGTGCTCGCCGCCCGCGCGGAAGAAGACGAGTAA
- the coaBC gene encoding bifunctional phosphopantothenoylcysteine decarboxylase/phosphopantothenate--cysteine ligase CoaBC → MLEGVNVALGVTGSIAAVKTVELAHELRRHGASVRAVMTNSAQGIIHPWSLEFATQNPVVTEITGKVEHVSLCGYDGWADVLLLAPATANSVGKIAGAVDDTPVTTCATTALGAGIPVVIAPAMHEPMYDHPGVLAAIEKVESWGVHFVSPRIEEGKAKIATKDTIALSLARHVTPSPLSGKHVVVTSGGTSEAVDPVRVIANRSSGKTGRAVARALYVRGADVTLVHDGPDVPYADVVRVETAAEMLDAVMDAAETADALISVAAISDYTVETSDEKLRSKQDDLSLSLVPTPKLIDSVREAHPDLTIVGFKAESDGDDDALIEKAREILSRAGLSFVVANDASVMGKDETRALIVREHSARVFDGEKAALGVRVAEALEAEF, encoded by the coding sequence ATGCTAGAGGGAGTGAACGTTGCACTGGGCGTGACCGGGAGCATCGCGGCGGTCAAAACCGTGGAACTCGCCCACGAACTACGCCGCCACGGGGCGTCCGTCCGGGCGGTCATGACGAACAGTGCACAGGGAATCATCCATCCGTGGTCGCTCGAATTCGCCACGCAGAACCCCGTCGTCACCGAAATCACGGGCAAGGTCGAACACGTTTCACTGTGTGGCTACGACGGCTGGGCGGACGTGCTCCTCCTCGCTCCTGCCACCGCAAACTCCGTGGGCAAAATCGCGGGCGCGGTTGACGACACGCCGGTCACAACGTGCGCGACGACGGCCCTCGGTGCTGGAATTCCCGTTGTCATCGCCCCGGCCATGCACGAGCCGATGTACGACCACCCCGGCGTCTTAGCAGCCATCGAGAAAGTCGAGTCGTGGGGCGTCCACTTCGTCTCACCACGCATCGAGGAGGGGAAGGCAAAAATCGCTACCAAGGACACAATCGCCCTCTCCCTCGCGCGCCACGTCACCCCGAGCCCGCTCTCGGGCAAGCACGTCGTCGTCACGAGTGGTGGCACCTCGGAGGCGGTTGACCCCGTGCGCGTCATCGCAAATCGCTCGTCGGGCAAAACCGGCCGCGCCGTCGCCCGCGCACTCTACGTCAGAGGCGCGGATGTGACGCTCGTCCACGACGGCCCCGACGTACCGTACGCAGACGTTGTGCGCGTCGAAACAGCTGCAGAGATGCTTGACGCGGTCATGGACGCGGCGGAAACTGCAGATGCGCTCATCTCCGTGGCCGCAATCAGCGACTACACGGTCGAAACGAGCGACGAGAAGCTTCGCTCGAAACAGGACGATCTCTCGCTTTCGCTCGTCCCGACGCCAAAGCTCATCGACAGCGTGCGCGAGGCGCACCCCGACCTCACCATCGTTGGGTTCAAAGCTGAGTCGGACGGCGACGACGACGCGCTCATCGAGAAAGCCCGCGAGATTCTCTCCCGTGCTGGTCTCTCGTTTGTCGTCGCGAACGACGCGAGCGTGATGGGGAAAGACGAAACGCGCGCGCTCATCGTTCGTGAACACAGCGCGCGAGTGTTCGACGGAGAAAAAGCCGCCCTCGGCGTTCGCGTCGCAGAAGCGCTAGAGGCCGAGTTTTAA
- the mnhG gene encoding monovalent cation/H(+) antiporter subunit G, translating into MTAAISTIQGVVIVALVAVGAFFLTVGTVGLLRLPNVYNRMHSTSKATTLGVASMFLASFVYFGPRAEGLTSLVGIGFLFLTAPTGAHMISRAAQKMGVPFVNEIEWPGDRDD; encoded by the coding sequence ATGACTGCCGCGATTTCCACCATCCAAGGCGTCGTCATCGTCGCCCTCGTCGCCGTCGGCGCGTTCTTCCTCACCGTCGGCACCGTGGGCCTGCTTCGCCTCCCGAACGTCTACAACCGGATGCACTCGACGAGTAAGGCAACCACGCTCGGTGTGGCCTCCATGTTCCTCGCCTCGTTCGTCTACTTCGGGCCCCGCGCAGAGGGGCTGACCTCGCTCGTCGGCATCGGCTTCCTGTTCCTGACCGCACCCACGGGTGCGCACATGATTTCGCGAGCGGCCCAGAAGATGGGCGTTCCGTTCGTGAACGAAATCGAGTGGCCGGGCGACAGGGACGATTAA
- a CDS encoding monovalent cation/H+ antiporter complex subunit F: MATEAAAPEFVLLALQAGLIVASSVTLLAGYRVITGPTTPDRVVALDTIGTNVVAIAVLVALLSEEGLFIDVALVLAIIGFISTIAVARYVTEGDIIE, translated from the coding sequence ATGGCAACTGAGGCCGCCGCACCCGAGTTCGTCTTGCTCGCCTTACAGGCGGGCCTCATCGTCGCAAGCAGCGTCACGCTGCTCGCGGGCTACCGCGTCATCACGGGGCCAACGACGCCAGACCGCGTCGTCGCACTCGACACCATCGGGACGAACGTCGTCGCTATCGCGGTGTTGGTCGCCCTCCTCTCTGAAGAAGGGCTCTTCATCGACGTGGCGCTGGTGCTCGCCATCATCGGGTTCATCAGTACGATTGCCGTGGCGCGCTACGTCACGGAGGGGGACATCATCGAATGA
- a CDS encoding Na+/H+ antiporter subunit E — MKRWPVLGVSLAVLWLFVRGAPLFEPVALFGEFLLGLALGIPIAFGFRRFYAESVKLGRAVNAVPYALLYVLVFLRELATANVDVAYRVLSPSMPIHPGVIEVPLRVKSDLGITTIANSITLTPGTLTMDYNEETNTLYVHAIDARDPAAIVAPIRTWEDYALVIFDEELSPDDPVPVYGGEPDGN, encoded by the coding sequence ATGAAACGTTGGCCCGTGCTCGGCGTCTCGCTCGCCGTGCTCTGGCTGTTCGTCCGCGGCGCGCCGCTGTTCGAGCCCGTCGCGCTGTTCGGCGAGTTCCTGCTCGGACTCGCACTCGGCATCCCCATCGCGTTTGGCTTCCGCCGATTCTACGCCGAAAGCGTGAAACTCGGCCGGGCGGTGAACGCCGTGCCGTACGCGCTGCTCTACGTCCTCGTGTTCCTCCGGGAACTCGCCACCGCGAACGTGGACGTCGCTTACCGGGTGCTCTCGCCGTCGATGCCCATTCACCCGGGCGTCATCGAGGTGCCCCTGCGCGTCAAATCCGACCTCGGCATCACGACCATCGCAAACAGCATCACCCTGACTCCAGGGACACTCACTATGGATTACAACGAGGAGACGAACACCCTCTACGTCCACGCCATCGACGCCCGCGACCCCGCGGCAATCGTGGCACCCATCCGGACGTGGGAGGACTACGCACTGGTCATCTTCGACGAAGAACTGAGTCCCGACGACCCCGTCCCCGTCTACGGAGGTGAGCCAGATGGCAACTGA
- a CDS encoding proton-conducting transporter membrane subunit yields the protein MEPAHLVVAPLLTALVTAILTLATRSYLNVQRTLSALGGIGYLVGVSVLYQAIQADADGVIVYQLSDWAAPFGITLVADALAVFMLALAGLVSLAALAYSVRFISDYGQRVSYHPLYHLMMVGVTGSFLTGDIFNLFVWFEVMLMSSYVLVAFYSGKEHTRAALTYVVLNLLGSAVMLLAIGGLYATTGTLNMADMARRLADPTAFGIDPAPVLGLSALLFTVFALKAGIAPFQFWVPPAYRAAPAPVAAMLAGVVKKVGVYAIIRLYFTIFAAATLPAGLSLPGLSGTSFLDFFGPVFFIMAAASILLGGFGAVGRKTLDGMLAYSSIGQVGFILLPLAVAATVPEVRVLGIAAALIYSLNHGFAKALLFLASGIVERMTGTLEFANLGGLTERAPVLSGGFFLGALALIGIPPLSGFFGKLLVFDTAARAGADAALAVALVGAILTIAYFSRAWNRGFWGEPVEILDRPSTALTVAVVALALGVVVLGIGFDPVMDAANAAANAALDRTGYVEAVAPEVVA from the coding sequence ATGGAACCAGCACACCTCGTCGTCGCACCACTGCTGACGGCGCTCGTGACGGCCATCCTGACGCTCGCCACGCGAAGCTACCTGAACGTCCAGCGCACCCTGAGCGCCCTCGGCGGGATTGGCTACCTCGTCGGCGTCTCCGTCCTCTATCAGGCGATTCAGGCCGACGCAGACGGCGTCATCGTCTACCAGCTCTCCGACTGGGCCGCGCCGTTCGGCATCACGCTCGTCGCGGACGCGCTCGCCGTGTTCATGCTCGCGCTTGCGGGGCTTGTCTCGCTCGCCGCGCTCGCCTACTCGGTGCGCTTCATCAGCGACTACGGCCAGCGCGTCTCGTATCACCCGCTCTACCACCTCATGATGGTGGGGGTGACGGGGTCGTTCCTCACTGGCGACATCTTCAACCTGTTCGTCTGGTTCGAGGTGATGCTCATGTCGAGCTACGTCCTCGTCGCGTTCTACAGCGGCAAAGAACACACGCGTGCGGCGCTCACCTACGTCGTGCTCAACCTGCTCGGCAGTGCCGTCATGTTGCTCGCCATCGGTGGCCTCTACGCCACCACCGGCACGCTCAACATGGCCGATATGGCGAGACGGCTCGCAGACCCGACTGCCTTCGGCATCGACCCGGCTCCCGTACTCGGCCTCTCGGCACTCCTCTTTACCGTCTTCGCGCTGAAGGCGGGGATTGCGCCGTTCCAGTTCTGGGTGCCGCCAGCCTACCGCGCGGCTCCTGCACCGGTCGCCGCGATGCTCGCAGGCGTGGTGAAGAAGGTCGGCGTGTACGCGATTATCCGCCTCTACTTCACCATCTTCGCCGCCGCGACCCTGCCCGCAGGCCTCTCGCTGCCCGGGCTCTCTGGAACCTCGTTCCTCGACTTCTTCGGGCCGGTGTTCTTCATCATGGCCGCCGCGAGCATCCTGCTCGGCGGCTTCGGCGCGGTTGGGAGAAAAACGCTCGACGGAATGCTCGCCTACTCCTCTATCGGACAGGTTGGCTTCATCCTGCTGCCGCTCGCCGTGGCCGCGACGGTTCCCGAAGTCAGAGTGCTCGGCATTGCCGCCGCGCTCATCTACTCGCTGAACCACGGCTTTGCGAAGGCGCTCCTGTTCCTCGCAAGCGGCATCGTAGAGCGGATGACCGGCACGCTCGAATTTGCCAACCTCGGTGGCCTCACCGAACGCGCACCCGTCCTCTCGGGTGGCTTCTTCCTCGGCGCACTCGCGCTCATCGGCATTCCACCCCTGTCGGGCTTCTTCGGCAAACTGCTCGTGTTCGACACGGCCGCCCGCGCGGGGGCTGACGCCGCGCTCGCCGTCGCGCTCGTCGGCGCAATCCTGACCATCGCGTACTTCTCGCGCGCGTGGAATCGCGGCTTCTGGGGCGAGCCAGTCGAGATTCTTGACCGACCATCGACCGCGCTGACCGTCGCCGTCGTGGCGCTCGCCCTCGGCGTCGTTGTCCTCGGCATCGGGTTCGACCCCGTCATGGACGCCGCGAACGCCGCCGCGAACGCCGCGCTCGACCGGACTGGCTACGTCGAAGCCGTCGCCCCGGAGGTGGTGGCATGA
- a CDS encoding NADH-quinone oxidoreductase subunit K: MTQFALAAVLGLLFALGTFLVLRRDIVRVVWGVTIISQSANVYLVTMGGLSGSVPILSHGAHGDVGAVTDPLVQALVLTAIVIGFGTTAFALVLTYRVHQEHGTIDLFELERGGDT; the protein is encoded by the coding sequence ATGACGCAGTTCGCCCTCGCCGCCGTCCTTGGCCTGCTGTTCGCCCTCGGGACGTTCCTCGTCCTCCGACGCGACATCGTCCGCGTCGTCTGGGGCGTGACCATCATCAGCCAGTCGGCGAACGTCTATCTCGTCACCATGGGCGGGCTGTCGGGAAGCGTCCCGATTCTCTCCCACGGAGCCCACGGCGATGTCGGCGCGGTCACCGACCCGCTCGTCCAGGCGCTCGTCCTCACGGCCATCGTCATCGGCTTCGGGACGACGGCGTTCGCGCTCGTCCTCACGTACCGAGTCCATCAAGAACACGGGACAATCGACCTGTTCGAACTCGAACGCGGAGGTGACACCTGA
- a CDS encoding MnhB domain-containing protein, with product MTEKDTTVISRTVTRIVVPLIFLVAIALLLQGHNLPGGGFIAGVLTVASFALIYIIFGLDYLEEELLHRRPESSLDAIQPRIVEDYRGLFAAGLILAAGSGVVAMLFGVPFLTQAVLFVEHVPIYHEIELASALAFDLGVYFVVVGALLTILAVVGAE from the coding sequence ATGACAGAAAAGGACACAACCGTCATCTCACGGACGGTCACCCGCATCGTCGTCCCGCTCATCTTCCTCGTAGCCATCGCGCTGCTCTTACAGGGCCACAACCTGCCCGGTGGCGGGTTCATCGCGGGCGTCCTCACCGTCGCCTCGTTCGCCCTCATCTACATCATCTTCGGGCTAGACTACCTCGAAGAAGAACTCCTCCATCGCAGACCGGAGAGTTCGCTCGATGCCATCCAACCACGCATCGTCGAAGACTACCGCGGCCTGTTCGCCGCTGGACTCATCCTCGCGGCCGGAAGCGGCGTCGTCGCCATGCTGTTTGGCGTCCCCTTCCTCACGCAAGCCGTGCTGTTCGTCGAACACGTACCAATCTATCATGAAATCGAACTCGCCTCGGCACTCGCGTTCGACCTCGGCGTCTACTTCGTCGTGGTTGGCGCGCTGCTCACGATTCTCGCGGTGGTGGGGGCAGAATGA
- the mbhE gene encoding hydrogen gas-evolving membrane-bound hydrogenase subunit E codes for MVPLAGQGLLTSAVAATSAPAPDTLALLAVLALPFLGAALVPVVYRALGERTAYFAAAIALACFALVASQYGRVGAVTIPWIPELGVSLTLYVDGLSLLIGFLASGVGVLILTYSGGYMHGEPGQAKYYASLLAFMGSMLGVAFAADLIALFVFWELTSLSSFMLIGHYQRKRSSQYAARKSMIITVAGGLFMLVGFLLLHHVSAQALGEATYTLVGAETGLIENADAINEALRSSGLLVPVIALIGVGAAAKSAQVPLHIWLPNAMEAPTPVSAFLHSATMVKAGVYLVGRFRPLLVGDEWMLIFAIMGLITMTVAAILAVGATDIKELLAYSTASHLGLIVAGFGFANELGAETGAFHILNHAVFKAALFLVAGIIAHEAGTRLISDLGGLRKDLPIVAAITTVAALSMAGIPPFNGFYSKELLFEAAYEVAAHAGGLWWVFPAVAVLGSVFTFLYSIKFLSLFFGDKPDELGHVHSPPWVMVAPPLLLAGLALVISISPQTAIDTIVQSVFESAIPAHAPGEEVHHMTIGLPTELKPAVIMSAITIGLGAVAWPFYDRLHAGINAVTDVKYLRANWYYDNTVYGLTTVSQLSMPQVQTGLVRTYITWSLAAVSVLALGGYLAAGVALPAFTSVEIGIPTALVLLAAVVGAIAVSTAPSHIAGVLTLSILGFMVAVFFVLSNAPDLALTQLVIETLVLVIFLLVLDKLPAYYGTAKRAIAARDAVLSAVVGVTVFLTVLVTTAATPDDPIYTYFIERAGIPAEHGNLLVEYGGGGNIVNVILVDFRAFDTLGEISVVAMAALSVLTLIAMRGRGERG; via the coding sequence ATGGTTCCTCTCGCTGGCCAGGGTCTGTTGACCTCGGCCGTCGCGGCAACGTCAGCGCCTGCTCCGGACACCCTCGCGTTGCTCGCGGTGCTCGCGCTCCCGTTTCTCGGCGCAGCACTCGTCCCGGTGGTGTACCGTGCCCTCGGAGAGCGTACGGCGTACTTCGCGGCGGCAATCGCGCTCGCGTGTTTCGCGCTCGTCGCCTCGCAGTACGGCCGCGTCGGCGCGGTCACCATCCCGTGGATACCTGAACTCGGCGTCTCGCTGACGCTGTACGTAGACGGCCTCTCGCTGCTCATTGGCTTCCTCGCCAGCGGCGTGGGTGTGCTCATCCTCACCTACTCCGGCGGCTACATGCACGGCGAGCCGGGTCAGGCCAAGTACTACGCCTCATTGCTCGCGTTCATGGGGTCGATGCTCGGCGTTGCCTTCGCCGCAGACCTCATCGCACTGTTCGTGTTCTGGGAGCTGACGAGCCTGTCTTCGTTCATGCTCATCGGCCACTACCAGCGCAAACGCAGCTCGCAGTACGCCGCGCGCAAATCCATGATTATCACCGTCGCGGGCGGGCTGTTCATGCTCGTTGGCTTCCTGCTCCTGCACCACGTCTCCGCGCAGGCGCTCGGTGAGGCCACCTACACCCTCGTCGGCGCAGAAACCGGCCTCATCGAGAACGCAGACGCCATCAACGAGGCGCTCCGCAGTTCGGGGCTACTCGTCCCCGTCATCGCGCTCATCGGCGTCGGCGCGGCGGCGAAATCTGCGCAGGTTCCCCTGCACATCTGGCTGCCAAACGCAATGGAAGCGCCCACGCCCGTCTCCGCGTTCCTCCACTCGGCGACAATGGTCAAAGCCGGCGTCTACCTCGTCGGCCGCTTCCGGCCGCTCCTCGTCGGCGACGAGTGGATGCTCATCTTCGCGATCATGGGTCTCATTACGATGACCGTCGCCGCCATCCTCGCCGTTGGCGCGACGGACATCAAGGAACTGCTCGCCTACTCGACGGCCTCGCACCTCGGCCTCATCGTCGCCGGGTTCGGGTTCGCAAACGAATTGGGTGCAGAAACCGGCGCGTTCCACATCCTAAATCACGCGGTGTTCAAGGCCGCGCTGTTCCTCGTTGCCGGGATTATCGCCCACGAGGCGGGCACGCGGCTCATCTCCGACCTCGGCGGGCTTCGCAAAGACCTGCCAATCGTCGCGGCAATTACGACTGTCGCTGCGCTCAGCATGGCTGGGATTCCGCCGTTCAACGGCTTTTACTCGAAAGAACTCCTGTTCGAGGCGGCCTACGAAGTCGCCGCGCACGCGGGCGGCCTCTGGTGGGTGTTCCCCGCCGTCGCCGTCCTCGGCAGCGTCTTTACCTTCCTCTACTCCATCAAGTTCCTCTCGCTGTTCTTCGGCGACAAACCGGACGAACTCGGGCACGTCCACTCCCCGCCGTGGGTGATGGTCGCGCCGCCGCTCTTGCTCGCCGGGCTCGCGCTCGTCATCTCGATTAGCCCGCAAACGGCCATCGACACCATCGTCCAGTCGGTGTTCGAGAGCGCGATTCCTGCCCACGCGCCGGGCGAAGAAGTCCATCACATGACGATTGGCCTCCCGACCGAACTCAAGCCAGCAGTCATCATGAGCGCCATCACCATCGGCCTCGGCGCGGTGGCATGGCCGTTCTACGACCGCCTCCACGCAGGCATCAATGCCGTGACCGACGTGAAGTACCTCCGCGCGAACTGGTACTACGACAATACGGTCTACGGACTGACGACGGTCTCACAGCTCTCGATGCCGCAGGTGCAAACCGGCCTCGTTCGCACCTACATCACGTGGTCGCTCGCCGCGGTGAGTGTGCTCGCACTCGGCGGCTACCTCGCCGCAGGCGTTGCCCTCCCGGCGTTCACGAGCGTCGAAATCGGCATTCCAACCGCGCTCGTGTTGCTCGCCGCGGTGGTCGGCGCAATTGCCGTGAGCACCGCGCCGTCTCACATCGCGGGCGTGCTCACGCTCTCGATTCTGGGGTTCATGGTCGCGGTGTTCTTCGTGCTCTCAAACGCCCCCGACCTCGCACTGACCCAACTCGTCATCGAGACGCTCGTGTTGGTCATCTTCTTGCTCGTCCTCGACAAACTCCCAGCCTACTACGGCACGGCAAAGCGCGCAATCGCCGCACGAGACGCCGTCCTCTCGGCGGTCGTTGGCGTCACCGTCTTCCTGACCGTCCTGGTCACGACCGCTGCGACGCCGGACGACCCCATCTACACCTACTTCATCGAACGCGCTGGCATCCCCGCAGAACACGGCAACCTCCTCGTCGAATACGGCGGTGGGGGCAACATCGTTAACGTCATCCTCGTGGACTTCAGAGCGTTCGACACCTTGGGCGAAATCTCGGTTGTCGCGATGGCTGCGCTATCGGTGCTCACTCTGATTGCCATGCGTGGGCGAGGTGAGCGCGGATGA
- a CDS encoding type IV pilin N-terminal domain-containing protein has translation MQLKQLFTEEDAVSPVIGVILMVAITVILAAVIGTFVLNLGDQVGDAAPQAKFSFDYTESTDTLVITHESGDRVKATDLKIKDGDGDTDTDWDAAGGSTFATAGDSVTLNPVESDDTVRLIYDDGSGDTATIQKWSGPDA, from the coding sequence ATGCAGTTAAAACAACTCTTTACAGAAGAGGACGCAGTCTCGCCAGTGATTGGGGTTATCTTGATGGTCGCCATTACGGTCATTCTCGCCGCTGTCATCGGGACGTTCGTTCTCAACCTTGGGGATCAAGTGGGGGACGCGGCTCCGCAGGCAAAGTTCAGCTTCGACTACACCGAATCAACGGATACGCTCGTGATTACCCACGAATCCGGTGACAGAGTCAAGGCAACTGACCTGAAAATTAAAGACGGTGATGGTGACACTGACACTGACTGGGATGCGGCTGGTGGCAGCACCTTCGCAACCGCTGGCGATTCAGTGACGCTCAACCCAGTTGAGTCAGATGACACCGTCCGCCTCATCTACGACGACGGCTCTGGTGACACGGCAACCATCCAGAAGTGGTCTGGTCCGGACGCATAA
- a CDS encoding type IV pilin N-terminal domain-containing protein, translating to MQLKQLFTEEDAVSPVIGVILMVAITVILAAVIGTFVLNLGDQVGDSAPQAKFDFDYTEESAASDSLVITHESGDKIKGANLNVKVTGATDLEETESTWDGTLGGDTDVTAGASVDLADLDTSGSDSDLSGATVRLIYDDGSGDTATIQTWDGPDA from the coding sequence ATGCAACTCAAACAACTCTTTACAGAAGAAGACGCGGTATCGCCCGTGATTGGCGTCATCTTGATGGTCGCCATCACGGTCATTCTGGCCGCCGTTATCGGCACGTTCGTACTCAACCTGGGCGACCAGGTGGGGGACAGCGCTCCGCAGGCAAAGTTCGACTTCGATTATACTGAAGAATCAGCTGCTTCTGACTCACTCGTAATCACCCATGAAAGTGGAGATAAAATCAAGGGTGCAAATTTGAACGTCAAAGTTACCGGTGCAACTGACCTCGAAGAAACGGAAAGCACTTGGGATGGTACGCTTGGAGGAGACACTGATGTAACTGCTGGGGCCTCAGTTGACCTTGCAGATCTTGATACATCAGGTAGTGACTCAGACCTCTCCGGCGCAACGGTTCGTCTCATTTACGACGATGGCTCCGGCGACACTGCAACCATCCAGACGTGGGACGGGCCAGACGCATAA
- the hpt gene encoding hypoxanthine/guanine phosphoribosyltransferase, translated as MDQLKKSLLEAPIIEKNGYQYFVHPISDGVPMLEPGLLREIVIKIIRKVSLEDVDKIVTPAAMGIHISTAVSLMTDIPLVVVRKRQYGLDGEMALSQVTGYSENEMYINDVDEGDRVLLLDDVLSTGGTLKALTGALEEIGADVVDVVAVIKKVGGENKIEGTDYNVKTLINVDVQDGEVVIIDEHGDG; from the coding sequence ATGGACCAGTTGAAGAAGTCCCTGCTCGAAGCCCCTATCATCGAGAAAAACGGGTATCAGTACTTCGTACATCCCATCAGCGACGGCGTCCCGATGCTGGAACCGGGGCTGCTCCGCGAAATCGTCATCAAAATCATCCGCAAAGTGAGCTTAGAAGACGTGGACAAAATCGTCACCCCCGCGGCGATGGGCATCCACATCTCGACGGCCGTCTCGCTGATGACGGACATTCCGCTTGTCGTCGTCCGCAAGCGCCAGTACGGCCTCGACGGCGAGATGGCGCTCTCGCAGGTCACGGGCTACTCCGAGAACGAGATGTACATCAACGACGTGGACGAGGGCGACCGCGTCCTTCTGCTCGACGACGTGCTCTCGACGGGCGGCACGCTCAAGGCGCTCACGGGCGCGCTCGAAGAAATCGGTGCAGACGTCGTTGACGTCGTCGCGGTCATCAAGAAGGTCGGCGGCGAGAACAAAATCGAGGGGACGGACTACAACGTCAAGACACTCATCAACGTGGACGTCCAGGATGGCGAAGTCGTCATCATCGACGAACACGGCGACGGATAA
- a CDS encoding type 1 glutamine amidotransferase domain-containing protein has product MPSALFVVSEAGYWGEECIEPLTQLSDAGVDVTVATPSGDPPVIDERSVDPESIGEDAAAHIRTVHETDERLNNPAPLAQADASDYDTVVFPGGHGTVWDINQDSHARTLLREAVEGSGKALVICHAVGILAFTRASDGSSLVADRDVTGFPNEWEADIVDENDVLPDGEKLPYWVEDEVIAAGGNWDAELDAETSVTVDGDLITARGPGSSAAAAETLLSELSITQ; this is encoded by the coding sequence ATGCCTTCTGCACTGTTCGTGGTTAGCGAAGCCGGCTATTGGGGCGAAGAATGTATCGAACCGCTCACCCAGCTCAGCGATGCGGGTGTAGACGTGACGGTGGCGACTCCCTCCGGCGACCCGCCGGTCATCGACGAGCGCTCGGTCGACCCGGAGTCGATTGGCGAGGACGCAGCAGCACACATCCGAACCGTCCACGAAACCGACGAACGACTGAACAACCCGGCCCCACTCGCACAGGCAGACGCGAGCGACTACGATACCGTCGTGTTCCCCGGCGGTCACGGCACGGTCTGGGACATCAACCAAGATTCCCACGCCCGAACCCTCCTGCGCGAGGCGGTCGAAGGCTCCGGGAAGGCACTCGTCATCTGCCACGCGGTGGGCATCCTCGCCTTCACGCGCGCCAGTGACGGCTCGTCCCTCGTCGCTGACCGCGACGTGACCGGCTTCCCGAACGAATGGGAAGCAGACATCGTCGACGAGAACGACGTCCTCCCCGACGGCGAGAAACTGCCCTACTGGGTCGAAGACGAAGTCATCGCCGCAGGCGGCAATTGGGACGCCGAACTTGACGCCGAGACGAGCGTCACGGTCGATGGTGACCTCATCACGGCTCGCGGTCCCGGCTCCTCTGCTGCCGCCGCAGAGACGTTGCTCTCCGAACTGAGCATCACACAATAA